A section of the Engystomops pustulosus chromosome 3, aEngPut4.maternal, whole genome shotgun sequence genome encodes:
- the GRHL1 gene encoding grainyhead-like protein 1 homolog isoform X2, which yields MTQDYDNKRPVLVLQNDSLYQQRRSYTSEDEAWKSFLENPLTAATKAMMSINGDEDSAAALGLLYDYYKVPRDRRHSSNKQDHEHTEAEHNKRNVLQPVNESPLICNENRVQVLKTNVPFNILLPVSNHLDKRGHLAAPDTTATVSITSMPTHAIKTESQGHGFTVGLPPNVYHSEAVERIVSFDRNVHSDHYNSNGQAPNSQRRTPDSTFSETFKEDVQEVFFPPDLNLRMSSGSSDDYVFDPVAGNNFEYTLEASKSLRPKPGDSTMTYLNKGQFYPITLKEIGSNKGIHHPISKVRSVIMVVFADDKSREDQLRHWKYWHSRQHTAKQRCIDIADYKESFNTISNIEEIAYNAISFTWDLNDEGKVFISVNCLSTDFSSQKGVKGLPLNIQIDTYSYNNRSNKPIHRAYCQIKVFCDKGAERKIRDEERKQSKRKVTDVKGALLPSHKRTDFTIFKPMQDLDTQPVLFIPDVHFANLQRTTHVLPLSSEEMEGESSGMKRVPFSSEEDFVAPPAKMPRADEPKRVLLYVRRETEEVFDALMLKSPSLKGLMEAISEKYEVPFEKIGKIFKKCKKGILVNMDDNIIRHYSNEDTFQLQIEESGGSYKLTLTEI from the exons TAAACGGCCTGTGTTGGTGCTCCAGAATGACTCCCTATATCAGCAGAGACGGTCGTACACCAGTGAGGATGAGGCCTGGAAATCcttcctggaaaatcccttgaCTGCTGCTACCAAGGCCATGATGAGCATCAATGGTGATGAGGATAGCGCTGCCGCACTTGGTCTCCTATATGACTATTATAAG GTCCCTAGAGACAGAAGACATTCCTCAAACAAACAAGACCATGAACATACAGAAGCGGAACACAACAAAAG GAACGTTCTGCAACCAGTGAATGAGTCCCCCTTAATTTGCAATGAAAACAGAGTACAGGTGTTGAAGACCAATGTACCTTTTAACATCTTACTTCCCGTGAGCAATCACCTAGACAAAAGAGGTCACCTAGCAGCTCCGGATACCACTGCCACAGTCTCCATCACATCTATGCCAACTCATGCCATCAAAACAGAATCTCAGGGTCACGGCTTCACAGTGGGCCTTCCACCAAATGTCTACCATTCTGAGGCTGTGGAACGCATTGTTTCATTTGACCGCAACGTCCATTCGGACCACTACAACTCCAATGGCCAAGCGCCCAACTCTCAGAGGAGGACTCCTGACTCCACGTTCTCTGAGACATTCAAAGAAGATGTTCAGGAG gtATTTTTTCCACCAGACCTTAACTTAAGGATGAGCAGTGGAAGCTCTGATGACTATGTTTTTGATCCTGTTGCTGG AAATAATTTTGAATATACACTTGAAGCCTCAAAATCTCTCCGACCAAAGCCAGGGGATAGCACTATGACCTATCTGAACAAGGGTCAGTTCTATCCAATTACGTTGAAGGAAATTGGCAGTAATAAAGGAATTCATCATCCGATTAGCAAAGTTCGG AGCGTCATCATGGTTGTGTTTGCTGACGATAAAAGCCGAGAAGACCAGCTTCGCCACTGGAAGTATTGGCATTCTAGACAGCACACCGCCAAACAGCGATGCATCGATATAG CTGATTATAAAGAAAGCTTCAACACAATCAGTAACATAGAAGAGATCGCATACAACGCCATCTCCTTCACCTGGGATCTGAACGATGAAGGCAAG GTCTTTATATCCGTGAACTGTCTCAGCACAGACTTCTCCTCCCAGAAAGGGGTAAAGGGGCTTCCTCTGAATATTCAAATTGACACCTACAGCTATAATAATAGAAGCAACAAGCCGATTCACAGGGCCTATTGCCAGATTAAAGTCTTCTGTGATAAG GGCGCCGAACGTAAAATAAGGGATGAAGAACGTAAGCAGAGCAAGAGAAAAG TTACTGATGTTAAAGGGGCTCTGCTCCCGTCACACAAGAGGACGGACTTCACTATATTCAAACCCATGCAAGACCTGGACACCCAGCCCGTCCTCTTCATCCCCGATGTGCACTTCGCCAATCTCCAGCGCACAACTCAT GTTCTCCCACTGTCTTCTGAGGAAATGGAAGGTGAAAG CTCGGGGATGAAGAGAGTACCTTTCTCATCTGAAGAAGACTTCGTAGCACCGCCAGCCAAGATGCCAAGAGCAGACGAACCGAAGAGAG TTCTATTGTATGTGAGAAGGGAGACAGAAGAAGTTTTTGATGCCCTCATGCTGAAGTCTCCATCTCTTAAAGGCTTGATGGAAGCG ATCTCAGAAAAATACGAAGTTCCATTTGAGAAAATTGGAAAGATCTTTAAGAAATGTAAAAAGGG AATTCTGGTTAACATGGATGACAATATAATCCGGCACTATTCCAATGAAGACACGTTCCAGCTTCAGATCGAAGAGTCTGGAGGATCGTACAAGCTGACACTGACAGAGATCTGA
- the GRHL1 gene encoding grainyhead-like protein 1 homolog isoform X1, whose protein sequence is MTQDYDNKRPVLVLQNDSLYQQRRSYTSEDEAWKSFLENPLTAATKAMMSINGDEDSAAALGLLYDYYKVPRDRRHSSNKQDHEHTEAEHNKRNVLQPVNESPLICNENRVQVLKTNVPFNILLPVSNHLDKRGHLAAPDTTATVSITSMPTHAIKTESQGHGFTVGLPPNVYHSEAVERIVSFDRNVHSDHYNSNGQAPNSQRRTPDSTFSETFKEDVQEVFFPPDLNLRMSSGSSDDYVFDPVAGNNFEYTLEASKSLRPKPGDSTMTYLNKGQFYPITLKEIGSNKGIHHPISKVRSVIMVVFADDKSREDQLRHWKYWHSRQHTAKQRCIDIADYKESFNTISNIEEIAYNAISFTWDLNDEGKVFISVNCLSTDFSSQKGVKGLPLNIQIDTYSYNNRSNKPIHRAYCQIKVFCDKGAERKIRDEERKQSKRKGKCTEPTSQINFTDVKGALLPSHKRTDFTIFKPMQDLDTQPVLFIPDVHFANLQRTTHVLPLSSEEMEGESSGMKRVPFSSEEDFVAPPAKMPRADEPKRVLLYVRRETEEVFDALMLKSPSLKGLMEAISEKYEVPFEKIGKIFKKCKKGILVNMDDNIIRHYSNEDTFQLQIEESGGSYKLTLTEI, encoded by the exons TAAACGGCCTGTGTTGGTGCTCCAGAATGACTCCCTATATCAGCAGAGACGGTCGTACACCAGTGAGGATGAGGCCTGGAAATCcttcctggaaaatcccttgaCTGCTGCTACCAAGGCCATGATGAGCATCAATGGTGATGAGGATAGCGCTGCCGCACTTGGTCTCCTATATGACTATTATAAG GTCCCTAGAGACAGAAGACATTCCTCAAACAAACAAGACCATGAACATACAGAAGCGGAACACAACAAAAG GAACGTTCTGCAACCAGTGAATGAGTCCCCCTTAATTTGCAATGAAAACAGAGTACAGGTGTTGAAGACCAATGTACCTTTTAACATCTTACTTCCCGTGAGCAATCACCTAGACAAAAGAGGTCACCTAGCAGCTCCGGATACCACTGCCACAGTCTCCATCACATCTATGCCAACTCATGCCATCAAAACAGAATCTCAGGGTCACGGCTTCACAGTGGGCCTTCCACCAAATGTCTACCATTCTGAGGCTGTGGAACGCATTGTTTCATTTGACCGCAACGTCCATTCGGACCACTACAACTCCAATGGCCAAGCGCCCAACTCTCAGAGGAGGACTCCTGACTCCACGTTCTCTGAGACATTCAAAGAAGATGTTCAGGAG gtATTTTTTCCACCAGACCTTAACTTAAGGATGAGCAGTGGAAGCTCTGATGACTATGTTTTTGATCCTGTTGCTGG AAATAATTTTGAATATACACTTGAAGCCTCAAAATCTCTCCGACCAAAGCCAGGGGATAGCACTATGACCTATCTGAACAAGGGTCAGTTCTATCCAATTACGTTGAAGGAAATTGGCAGTAATAAAGGAATTCATCATCCGATTAGCAAAGTTCGG AGCGTCATCATGGTTGTGTTTGCTGACGATAAAAGCCGAGAAGACCAGCTTCGCCACTGGAAGTATTGGCATTCTAGACAGCACACCGCCAAACAGCGATGCATCGATATAG CTGATTATAAAGAAAGCTTCAACACAATCAGTAACATAGAAGAGATCGCATACAACGCCATCTCCTTCACCTGGGATCTGAACGATGAAGGCAAG GTCTTTATATCCGTGAACTGTCTCAGCACAGACTTCTCCTCCCAGAAAGGGGTAAAGGGGCTTCCTCTGAATATTCAAATTGACACCTACAGCTATAATAATAGAAGCAACAAGCCGATTCACAGGGCCTATTGCCAGATTAAAGTCTTCTGTGATAAG GGCGCCGAACGTAAAATAAGGGATGAAGAACGTAAGCAGAGCAAGAGAAAAGGCAAGTGTACTGAGCCCACATCCCAGATCAATT TTACTGATGTTAAAGGGGCTCTGCTCCCGTCACACAAGAGGACGGACTTCACTATATTCAAACCCATGCAAGACCTGGACACCCAGCCCGTCCTCTTCATCCCCGATGTGCACTTCGCCAATCTCCAGCGCACAACTCAT GTTCTCCCACTGTCTTCTGAGGAAATGGAAGGTGAAAG CTCGGGGATGAAGAGAGTACCTTTCTCATCTGAAGAAGACTTCGTAGCACCGCCAGCCAAGATGCCAAGAGCAGACGAACCGAAGAGAG TTCTATTGTATGTGAGAAGGGAGACAGAAGAAGTTTTTGATGCCCTCATGCTGAAGTCTCCATCTCTTAAAGGCTTGATGGAAGCG ATCTCAGAAAAATACGAAGTTCCATTTGAGAAAATTGGAAAGATCTTTAAGAAATGTAAAAAGGG AATTCTGGTTAACATGGATGACAATATAATCCGGCACTATTCCAATGAAGACACGTTCCAGCTTCAGATCGAAGAGTCTGGAGGATCGTACAAGCTGACACTGACAGAGATCTGA